In Micromonospora sp. WMMD980, the following are encoded in one genomic region:
- a CDS encoding WXG100 family type VII secretion target yields the protein MSEYTQRYQHVSHEELYQGVNAGDPTQIEGLSAQWTSLKGTLDDLTRDLTADLDGLTKTWSGDAAREFQRRLTMVSGYSGNLAEGMTGIRQALDMMAGDLRAAQTTAESPEKTDDNDKLLSGAGKGFLLGGAPGAVIGGIIGHQQDEAEQEKAHQRMVQVVAKLAEGYDFSAYGRIVVPEPPESELPGHHDRTGPTLHDGPSVKTPSSGPSLGSFGPGANGTATTSGVHHTAPTSGTPGDGGPGGGDPGGQTGAGAPGSVTTGGTVDPTGTSLAGAGPLTGGTGGPTVGGGPGFGSGAGNPPTVTAGGGGGGLFGGPGVLSTGSLAGTGPNATSSARLGGVPGAESRSAAGTGRLTSGRGLTVETEGRSSGRGNAAGRPAMAGRNGVLGSRGHHDDDESEGRLTWLTEDEMVWGDGRAVPPPVLGGN from the coding sequence GTGTCTGAATACACCCAGCGCTACCAGCACGTCAGCCACGAGGAGCTCTACCAGGGCGTCAACGCCGGCGACCCGACCCAGATCGAGGGGCTGAGCGCCCAGTGGACGTCCCTCAAGGGCACGCTCGACGACCTCACCCGTGATCTCACCGCCGATCTGGACGGGTTGACGAAGACCTGGTCCGGCGACGCGGCACGCGAGTTCCAGCGCCGGCTCACCATGGTCTCCGGCTACTCGGGCAACCTGGCCGAGGGCATGACCGGCATCCGGCAGGCGCTGGACATGATGGCCGGCGACCTGCGTGCCGCCCAGACCACTGCCGAGAGCCCGGAGAAGACCGACGACAACGACAAGCTGCTCTCCGGAGCCGGCAAGGGTTTCCTGCTCGGCGGCGCGCCGGGCGCGGTGATCGGCGGCATCATCGGCCACCAGCAGGACGAGGCCGAGCAGGAGAAGGCGCACCAGCGGATGGTGCAGGTCGTGGCGAAGCTGGCCGAGGGCTACGACTTCTCGGCCTACGGCCGGATCGTGGTGCCGGAGCCGCCGGAGAGCGAGTTGCCCGGCCACCACGACCGCACCGGTCCGACGCTGCACGACGGCCCGTCGGTCAAGACGCCGTCGTCCGGCCCGAGCCTGGGCAGCTTCGGTCCCGGGGCGAACGGCACCGCGACCACGTCGGGCGTGCACCACACGGCCCCCACCAGCGGCACGCCGGGCGACGGCGGTCCGGGCGGCGGCGACCCGGGCGGCCAGACCGGCGCGGGCGCTCCGGGTTCGGTCACAACCGGCGGCACGGTCGACCCGACCGGCACCTCGCTGGCCGGCGCCGGCCCGCTGACCGGCGGCACGGGCGGCCCGACGGTCGGTGGCGGCCCGGGCTTCGGGTCCGGCGCCGGCAACCCGCCGACGGTGACGGCCGGCGGTGGTGGCGGCGGGCTCTTCGGCGGGCCCGGCGTGCTCAGCACCGGCTCGCTCGCCGGCACCGGCCCGAACGCGACGTCCTCGGCCCGGCTTGGTGGCGTGCCCGGTGCGGAGAGCAGGTCGGCGGCCGGCACCGGGCGGCTCACCTCGGGCCGTGGCCTGACCGTCGAGACGGAGGGCAGGTCGAGCGGTCGCGGCAACGCCGCCGGGCGGCCCGCGATGGCCGGTCGCAACGGGGTGCTGGGTTCGCGCGGCCACCACGACGACGACGAGTCGGAGGGCCGGCTGACCTGGCTCACCGAGGACGAGATGGTCTGGGGTGACGGCAGGGCCGTCCCGCCGCCGGTGCTCGGCGGCAACTGA
- a CDS encoding YkvA family protein: MSRESWLLVGLAVVVAAATLVGAVLLAIRVVRTRRMLGALGAGGKVAFYGALIYTILPIDLLPDPIYLDDMGVLAGALFYLGRLAAKHRAAQRVTHDAPTTSLPAAPPGDVSRR, encoded by the coding sequence GTGTCCCGTGAATCCTGGTTGCTGGTCGGCCTGGCCGTCGTCGTCGCGGCGGCGACGCTTGTCGGAGCGGTGCTGCTCGCGATCCGGGTGGTCCGCACCCGCCGCATGCTCGGGGCGCTCGGCGCCGGTGGCAAGGTCGCGTTCTACGGCGCGCTGATCTACACGATCCTGCCGATCGACCTGCTGCCCGACCCGATCTACCTGGACGACATGGGCGTGCTGGCCGGCGCGCTGTTCTATCTGGGCCGGCTGGCCGCCAAGCACCGGGCGGCGCAGCGGGTAACCCACGATGCCCCGACCACGTCGCTGCCCGCCGCCCCGCCGGGCGACGTGTCGCGTCGATGA
- a CDS encoding TIGR03618 family F420-dependent PPOX class oxidoreductase — MPGDHRLDPHDGRVTRFFADRHLATLTTLRADGTPHVVPVGVTFDPEAGLARVITSGGSTKARHVAAAGSAGTPVAVCQVDGRWWLTVEGRAVLRRDPESVAEAERRYAARYRRPRPNPERVVLEISVTRLLGNLPD; from the coding sequence ATGCCCGGGGATCACCGGTTGGACCCGCACGACGGGCGGGTCACCCGCTTCTTCGCCGATCGGCACCTCGCCACGCTCACCACGTTGCGCGCCGACGGCACCCCGCACGTCGTACCGGTCGGGGTGACCTTCGACCCGGAGGCCGGGCTGGCCCGGGTGATCACCTCGGGTGGGTCGACCAAGGCCCGGCACGTGGCCGCCGCCGGGTCGGCGGGCACGCCGGTCGCGGTGTGTCAGGTCGACGGCCGCTGGTGGCTGACCGTGGAGGGCCGGGCGGTGCTGCGTCGTGACCCGGAATCGGTGGCCGAGGCCGAGCGGCGGTACGCCGCCCGCTATCGCCGGCCGCGTCCGAACCCGGAGCGGGTGGTCCTGGAGATCAGCGTGACCCGCCTGTTGGGGAATCTGCCCGACTGA
- a CDS encoding C39 family peptidase translates to MNPIVRRCLLSVAGLAAAGSAVAGPAAAAHAAPVKGKGDRSADYEYQAQPNFFYCGPASARIALSAEDKDVSQDELAAKLGTTESGTDSAIDITRVLNEYTGGKYRTTEIRDDVATREQVERLRADVRAAVDADRPVVANILGGARDVDGVEHYYPGHYLTVVRYEDDGNRVLIADPARPDEPTYWMSVTELANWIAGRGYSS, encoded by the coding sequence ATGAACCCGATCGTTCGTAGGTGCCTGCTCTCCGTCGCCGGCCTGGCCGCCGCCGGCAGCGCCGTCGCCGGCCCGGCCGCGGCCGCGCACGCCGCCCCGGTCAAGGGCAAGGGTGACCGCAGCGCCGACTACGAGTACCAGGCGCAGCCGAACTTCTTCTACTGCGGGCCGGCCTCGGCCCGGATCGCGCTCTCGGCCGAGGACAAGGATGTCAGCCAGGACGAGTTGGCCGCCAAGCTGGGCACCACCGAGAGCGGCACCGACTCCGCGATCGACATCACCCGGGTGCTCAACGAGTACACCGGCGGCAAGTACAGGACCACCGAGATTCGCGACGACGTGGCCACCCGCGAGCAGGTCGAGCGGCTGCGCGCGGACGTTCGCGCCGCGGTGGACGCGGACCGGCCGGTGGTGGCGAACATCCTGGGTGGCGCCCGGGACGTCGACGGGGTGGAGCACTACTACCCCGGCCACTACCTGACCGTGGTGCGGTACGAGGACGACGGGAACCGGGTGCTGATCGCCGACCCGGCCCGTCCGGACGAGCCGACGTACTGGATGAGCGTGACCGAGCTGGCCAACTGGATCGCCGGTCGCGGCTACAGCTCCTGA
- a CDS encoding antitoxin, which produces MSDFMDKAKDFADKHDEQVDKGLDKAGDMADQRTGGKYDQQIDKGVDMAQQRTGQGDTAR; this is translated from the coding sequence ATGAGTGACTTCATGGACAAGGCCAAGGACTTCGCCGACAAGCACGACGAGCAGGTCGACAAGGGTCTCGACAAGGCCGGCGACATGGCCGACCAGCGCACCGGCGGCAAGTACGACCAGCAGATCGACAAGGGCGTCGACATGGCGCAGCAGCGCACCGGTCAGGGCGACACCGCACGCTGA
- a CDS encoding AI-2E family transporter — MDAGRPDPAQVDPARQEPARPDDARAAEARAGATQPGETRPADAPSQARVGVAQPGPRQTWTGLPWPVRTAVTWSACLLVVAAGLWLLGRVAVLLAPLAVALAGTLFLTALLDPVLVRLRRLRVPAALAALLSLLLLLGVLVGAGVLVWNLTASQFGELSQQLDQGLQRGREFVTSTLPVSDQQLDELIEQIRQGVSAGAPDPVAGARKAAEVAGALLLGLVLLFFLLKDGRSMWHWVLRRLTGPRREVTAAAGRAGWRTLGAYSRGTMIIAAIDAIGIGLALVVLRVPLALPLALITFVGGFVPIIGATVAGAVAVLVALAANGPTTALLTLAAVIAVQQIEGNLLEPLVMRRQVQLHPAVILVVVTAGTLVAGVAGAFVSVPIAAVLWRVLDTVQRHRSAEAAG; from the coding sequence GTGGACGCTGGCAGGCCCGACCCGGCCCAGGTTGACCCGGCCCGGCAGGAGCCGGCCCGGCCGGACGACGCGCGGGCCGCCGAGGCGCGGGCCGGTGCGACGCAGCCGGGCGAGACGCGGCCGGCGGACGCGCCGTCGCAGGCGCGGGTCGGCGTGGCGCAGCCCGGGCCGCGACAGACCTGGACGGGGTTGCCCTGGCCGGTGCGGACGGCGGTCACCTGGAGCGCCTGCCTGCTGGTGGTGGCGGCCGGCCTGTGGCTGCTCGGGAGGGTCGCGGTGCTGCTGGCCCCGCTGGCGGTGGCGCTGGCCGGCACGCTGTTCCTCACCGCGCTGCTCGACCCGGTGCTGGTGCGGTTGCGCCGGCTGCGCGTGCCGGCCGCGCTCGCCGCGTTGCTCTCCCTCCTGCTGCTGCTCGGCGTTCTCGTCGGTGCCGGGGTGCTGGTCTGGAACCTCACCGCGAGCCAGTTCGGCGAGTTGAGTCAGCAACTCGACCAGGGCCTGCAACGCGGCCGCGAGTTCGTCACCTCCACCCTGCCGGTGTCCGACCAGCAGCTCGACGAGCTGATCGAGCAGATCCGCCAGGGGGTCAGCGCCGGCGCCCCCGACCCGGTGGCCGGCGCGCGGAAGGCGGCCGAGGTGGCCGGGGCGCTCCTGCTCGGTCTGGTGTTGCTCTTCTTCCTGCTCAAGGACGGCCGGTCGATGTGGCACTGGGTGCTGCGGCGGCTGACCGGGCCGCGTCGCGAGGTGACCGCCGCGGCCGGCCGGGCGGGTTGGCGGACGCTCGGGGCATACAGCCGGGGCACGATGATCATTGCGGCGATCGACGCGATCGGCATCGGGTTGGCGCTCGTCGTGCTGCGTGTCCCGCTGGCCCTGCCGCTCGCCCTGATCACCTTCGTCGGCGGGTTCGTGCCGATCATCGGCGCCACCGTCGCCGGCGCGGTGGCGGTGCTCGTCGCGCTGGCCGCGAACGGCCCCACCACCGCCCTGCTCACGCTCGCCGCGGTGATCGCCGTGCAGCAGATCGAGGGCAACCTGTTGGAGCCGCTCGTGATGCGCCGCCAGGTCCAACTGCACCCGGCGGTCATCCTGGTGGTGGTCACCGCCGGCACGCTGGTGGCCGGCGTCGCCGGCGCGTTCGTCTCGGTGCCGATCGCCGCGGTGCTCTGGCGGGTGCTGGACACCGTGCAGCGGCACCGGTCCGCCGAGGCCGCCGGCTGA
- a CDS encoding dienelactone hydrolase family protein has product MIGGVGGMRVAEVRGVREVSVPVVDGGLVGDVVVPPGAVGVVLFAHGSGSSRHSPRNVAVARALTARGLGTVLVDLLTVDEEARDQVTAELRFDIGMLAERLAGIVDWMGADPELGRVPVGLFGASTGAAAALVAAATRPEQVGAVVSRGGRPDLAGSSLTAVRAPTLLLVGGLDEEVITLNEQARDALGEVAELRIVPGATHLFEEPGTLEQVADQAGAWFVSHLRQPHPA; this is encoded by the coding sequence ATGATCGGCGGGGTGGGGGGTATGCGGGTGGCGGAGGTGAGGGGCGTGCGTGAGGTTTCGGTGCCGGTGGTGGACGGCGGGTTGGTCGGGGACGTGGTCGTGCCGCCGGGAGCGGTCGGCGTGGTGTTGTTCGCGCACGGGAGCGGCAGCTCACGGCACAGCCCGCGCAACGTGGCCGTGGCGCGGGCGCTCACCGCACGCGGGCTGGGAACGGTGCTCGTCGACCTGCTGACCGTCGACGAGGAGGCCCGCGACCAGGTCACCGCCGAGCTGCGCTTCGACATCGGGATGCTGGCCGAGCGGCTCGCCGGCATCGTCGACTGGATGGGCGCCGACCCGGAGCTGGGCCGGGTGCCGGTCGGGCTCTTCGGCGCCAGCACCGGCGCGGCCGCCGCGCTGGTCGCCGCCGCGACCCGGCCCGAGCAGGTGGGCGCGGTGGTGTCCCGGGGCGGGCGTCCGGACCTGGCCGGCAGCTCACTGACGGCGGTACGCGCACCGACGCTGCTGCTCGTCGGTGGCCTGGACGAGGAGGTGATCACGCTGAACGAGCAGGCCCGCGACGCGCTGGGCGAGGTGGCCGAGCTGCGGATCGTGCCCGGCGCCACCCACCTCTTCGAGGAGCCCGGCACACTGGAGCAGGTGGCCGACCAGGCCGGTGCCTGGTTCGTCAGCCACCTGCGCCAGCCGCACCCAGCCTGA
- a CDS encoding MerR family transcriptional regulator: MRIGELARRAGTSTRTLRYYETHGLVRPGRSANGYRVYDEAELRVVHEIRSLLAIGFGLDDIRPFVACLRAGHDSGDVCPDSVAVLRRKLAEVDDYLDRLGSVRRRLHDQLARAIAQREETCLRTRGPAR, translated from the coding sequence ATGCGGATCGGGGAGTTGGCGCGGCGGGCCGGCACGAGCACCCGCACGCTGCGCTACTACGAGACCCACGGGCTGGTCCGGCCGGGCCGGTCCGCCAACGGCTACCGGGTCTACGACGAGGCGGAGTTGCGCGTCGTGCACGAGATCCGGTCGCTGCTGGCGATCGGCTTCGGGCTGGACGACATCCGCCCGTTCGTCGCCTGCCTGCGGGCCGGGCACGACTCCGGCGACGTCTGCCCCGACTCCGTGGCGGTGCTGCGGCGCAAGCTCGCCGAGGTGGACGACTACCTCGACCGGCTCGGTTCGGTCCGCCGCCGACTGCACGACCAACTCGCCCGCGCGATCGCCCAACGGGAGGAAACATGCCTCAGGACACGCGGACCGGCACGCTGA
- the trxA gene encoding thioredoxin, whose amino-acid sequence MPQDTRTGTLSPVTDATFAAEVLAADRPVVVDFWAEWCPPCRVVSTHLAELAGEFGDAIRFVTLNTDENPATTRAYQVMSAPTLLVFKGGAVVGSTVGSRPKNHLRQSFAGHLDG is encoded by the coding sequence ATGCCTCAGGACACGCGGACCGGCACGCTGAGCCCGGTCACCGACGCCACGTTCGCGGCCGAGGTGCTGGCCGCCGACCGGCCGGTCGTTGTCGACTTCTGGGCCGAGTGGTGCCCGCCCTGCCGGGTGGTGTCGACGCACCTGGCCGAGCTGGCCGGGGAGTTCGGCGACGCGATCCGCTTCGTCACGCTGAACACCGACGAGAACCCGGCGACCACCCGCGCCTACCAGGTCATGTCCGCGCCGACGCTGCTCGTGTTCAAGGGCGGCGCGGTGGTCGGCTCGACCGTCGGCTCCCGGCCCAAGAACCACCTGCGGCAGAGCTTCGCCGGCCACCTGGACGGTTGA
- a CDS encoding glycosyl hydrolase family 65 protein — protein sequence MIRERSYPVEPWHVREVRLDMDVLAQSESVFALSNGHIGLRGNLDEGEPHGLPGTYLNSFYELRPLPYAEAGFGFPESGQTIVNVTNGKLIRLLVDDEPLDVRYGELLDHERVLDLRAGTLQREVHWRSPAGREVKVRSTRLVSFTHRSVAMINYEVEAVDGPLRLILQSELVANESLPPQSRDPRVAAVLESPLQAEEELTTDDGGLLIHRTKVSGLRVAAAMGHDVHGPEHTTIESEGFQDWVRTTIGCVLKPGEKLRVVKFLTYGWSSRRSLPALRDQVGAALSSARLDGWDGMRRAQREYLDTFWDAADVRVEGDPEVQQAVRFGLYHVLQAGARAERRPISAKGLSGPGYDGHAFWDTEMFVLPVLTYTQPGAVRDALQWRYDTMAQAQERARTLNLEGAAFPWRTIEGPESSAYWPAGTAAFHIAADVADALRRYVLVTGDEALEREIGLELLVETARLWRSLGHHDRAGRFHIDGVTGPDEYTAVKNDNVYTNLMAQRNLFTAADCAMRYRDQALQLGVTEEEAAAWRDAAQDMHVPYDSEIDVHEQVEGFTRLQEWDFEHTPPEKYPLLLHYPYFDLYRKQVVKQSDLVLAMHWRGDAFSAAEKLRNFTYYERRTVRDSSLSACTQAVLAAEVGFPELAHRYLREAALMDLHDLNENTRDGVHMASLAGAWIALVAGFGGLRDHDGTLSFAPRLSSRLSRLEFSLQWRSMRLRVDVRPHQTTYSLRNGGPDTVLDLLHHGEPLRVTCARPVTVPVPQAHPSGPQPEQPPGRAPLMHLPEHAG from the coding sequence ATGATCCGGGAACGGTCCTACCCGGTCGAGCCCTGGCACGTCCGCGAGGTGCGGCTCGACATGGACGTGCTGGCCCAGTCCGAGTCGGTCTTCGCGCTGTCCAACGGTCACATCGGGCTGCGTGGCAACCTCGACGAGGGTGAGCCGCACGGCCTGCCCGGCACCTACCTGAACTCGTTCTACGAGCTGCGCCCGCTGCCCTACGCGGAGGCCGGCTTCGGCTTCCCCGAGTCCGGGCAGACCATCGTCAACGTCACCAACGGCAAGCTGATCCGGCTGCTCGTCGACGACGAACCGCTCGACGTCCGCTACGGCGAGCTGCTCGACCACGAACGGGTCCTCGACCTGCGGGCCGGCACGCTTCAGCGGGAGGTGCACTGGCGTTCCCCGGCCGGCCGCGAGGTCAAGGTGCGCAGCACCCGGCTGGTGTCGTTCACCCACCGCTCGGTCGCGATGATCAACTATGAGGTGGAGGCGGTCGACGGACCCCTACGGCTGATCCTCCAGTCCGAGCTGGTGGCGAACGAGTCGCTGCCCCCGCAGAGCCGCGACCCCCGGGTCGCCGCCGTCCTCGAGTCGCCGTTGCAGGCCGAGGAGGAGCTGACCACCGACGACGGCGGCCTGCTCATCCACCGCACGAAGGTCAGCGGCCTGCGGGTCGCCGCCGCGATGGGCCACGACGTGCACGGCCCGGAACACACCACCATCGAGTCCGAGGGCTTCCAGGACTGGGTCCGCACCACCATCGGCTGCGTGCTCAAGCCCGGCGAGAAGCTGCGCGTGGTCAAGTTCCTGACGTACGGCTGGTCCAGCCGCCGGTCGCTGCCGGCGCTGCGCGACCAGGTCGGCGCCGCGTTGTCCTCCGCCCGCCTGGACGGCTGGGACGGGATGCGCCGCGCGCAACGCGAATACCTGGACACCTTCTGGGACGCCGCCGACGTGCGCGTCGAGGGCGACCCGGAGGTGCAGCAGGCGGTCCGGTTCGGGCTGTACCACGTGCTCCAGGCCGGCGCCCGCGCGGAACGGCGGCCCATCTCCGCCAAGGGCCTCTCCGGCCCCGGGTACGACGGGCACGCGTTCTGGGACACCGAGATGTTCGTGCTGCCGGTGCTGACCTACACCCAGCCCGGCGCGGTGCGCGACGCGTTGCAGTGGCGCTACGACACGATGGCCCAGGCGCAGGAACGGGCCCGCACCCTGAACCTGGAGGGCGCCGCGTTCCCGTGGCGCACCATCGAAGGACCCGAGTCGTCGGCCTACTGGCCGGCCGGCACCGCCGCGTTCCACATCGCCGCCGACGTCGCCGACGCCCTGCGCCGCTACGTGCTGGTCACCGGCGACGAGGCGCTGGAGCGGGAGATCGGGCTGGAACTGCTGGTCGAGACCGCCCGGCTGTGGCGCTCGCTCGGCCACCACGACCGCGCCGGCCGGTTCCACATCGACGGGGTGACCGGGCCGGACGAATACACCGCGGTGAAGAACGACAACGTCTACACCAACCTGATGGCGCAGCGGAACCTGTTCACCGCCGCCGACTGCGCGATGCGCTACCGCGACCAGGCGCTCCAACTCGGCGTCACCGAGGAGGAGGCCGCCGCCTGGCGGGACGCCGCACAGGACATGCACGTCCCGTACGACTCCGAGATCGACGTGCACGAGCAGGTGGAGGGCTTCACCCGGTTGCAGGAGTGGGACTTCGAGCACACGCCGCCGGAGAAGTACCCGCTGCTGCTGCACTACCCCTACTTCGACCTCTATCGCAAGCAGGTGGTGAAGCAGTCCGACCTGGTGCTCGCCATGCACTGGCGCGGGGACGCGTTCAGCGCCGCCGAGAAGCTGCGCAACTTCACCTACTACGAGCGGCGCACCGTCCGCGACTCGTCGCTGAGCGCCTGCACCCAGGCAGTGCTCGCGGCCGAGGTGGGGTTCCCCGAGTTGGCCCACCGCTATCTGCGCGAGGCCGCGTTGATGGACCTGCACGACCTCAACGAGAACACCCGCGACGGCGTGCACATGGCGTCGCTGGCCGGCGCCTGGATCGCGCTGGTCGCGGGCTTCGGCGGGCTGCGCGACCACGACGGGACGTTGTCCTTCGCGCCCCGGCTCTCCAGCCGGCTCAGCCGTCTGGAGTTCTCGTTGCAGTGGCGGTCGATGCGGCTGCGCGTCGACGTCCGGCCGCACCAGACGACATATTCGCTGCGCAACGGCGGGCCGGACACGGTGCTGGACCTGCTGCACCACGGCGAGCCACTGCGGGTCACCTGCGCCCGGCCGGTCACCGTGCCGGTGCCGCAGGCGCACCCGTCCGGGCCGCAGCCGGAGCAGCCGCCGGGCCGGGCACCGCTGATGCACCTGCCGGAGCACGCCGGCTGA
- a CDS encoding beta-phosphoglucomutase family hydrolase, giving the protein MLGLPAHVTACLFDLDGVLTQTAKVHNAAWAETFDAFLRHRSAETGEPFRPFDPGPDYNRYVDGKPRADGVRSFLASRGITLPEGTPDDPPDADTVNGVGNRKNVVLLQRIAHDGVEVYDGSVRYLEAATRAGLRRAVVSASANCEAVVRAAGLDRWLEARVDGVVARHRKLQGKPHPDTFLEGARVLGVDPANAAVFEDALAGVAAGKAGGFGYVIGVDRVGQADELRAHGADVVVTDLAELLTTEPAA; this is encoded by the coding sequence ATGCTGGGCCTACCCGCGCACGTGACCGCGTGTCTCTTCGATCTGGACGGCGTCCTGACGCAGACCGCCAAGGTGCACAACGCCGCCTGGGCCGAAACGTTCGACGCGTTCCTCCGGCACCGGTCGGCCGAGACCGGCGAGCCGTTCCGCCCGTTCGACCCCGGACCGGACTACAACCGGTACGTGGACGGAAAACCACGCGCCGACGGGGTGCGCTCGTTCCTCGCCTCGCGCGGCATCACGCTGCCCGAGGGCACCCCCGACGACCCGCCGGACGCGGACACCGTCAACGGCGTCGGCAACCGCAAGAACGTCGTCCTGCTCCAGCGGATCGCGCACGACGGCGTCGAGGTCTACGACGGCTCGGTGCGCTACCTGGAGGCGGCGACCCGGGCCGGGCTGCGCCGGGCGGTGGTCTCCGCCAGCGCCAACTGCGAGGCCGTGGTGCGCGCCGCCGGGCTGGACCGCTGGTTGGAGGCGCGGGTCGACGGCGTGGTCGCCCGCCACCGCAAGCTCCAGGGCAAACCACACCCGGACACGTTCCTGGAGGGTGCCCGGGTGCTCGGCGTCGACCCGGCGAACGCCGCCGTCTTCGAGGACGCGCTCGCCGGGGTGGCCGCCGGGAAGGCCGGCGGCTTCGGCTACGTGATCGGCGTCGACCGGGTCGGCCAGGCCGACGAGCTGCGCGCGCACGGCGCCGACGTGGTGGTCACCGATCTCGCCGAGCTGCTCACCACGGAGCCCGCCGCATGA
- a CDS encoding DUF4442 domain-containing protein gives MSIDSRQVAAGLLEAVPFARTLGIEILEVAPEAAGGVRAVVRLPDDPAHHNHVGGPHAGAMFTLGETASGAVVLAAFGQVLDRAVPLAVTATIGYRKVAMGPVLATARLGRPPADVLAELDAGQRPEFGVEVEIGTEDGVVTSTLTVTWTLRPNR, from the coding sequence ATGTCCATCGACTCTCGGCAGGTGGCGGCCGGTCTCCTCGAAGCGGTGCCGTTCGCCCGTACCCTCGGCATCGAGATCCTCGAGGTCGCGCCCGAGGCCGCCGGCGGCGTCCGGGCCGTGGTCCGGCTCCCCGACGACCCGGCGCACCACAACCACGTCGGCGGCCCGCACGCCGGCGCCATGTTCACGCTCGGCGAGACCGCCTCCGGCGCGGTGGTGCTCGCCGCGTTCGGGCAGGTGCTCGACCGGGCCGTACCGCTGGCCGTGACCGCGACCATCGGCTACCGCAAGGTGGCGATGGGGCCGGTGCTGGCCACCGCGCGGCTCGGCCGTCCGCCGGCCGACGTGCTGGCCGAGCTGGACGCCGGGCAGCGGCCCGAGTTCGGCGTCGAGGTGGAGATCGGCACCGAGGACGGCGTCGTCACCTCGACACTCACCGTCACCTGGACGCTGCGCCCGAACCGCTGA
- a CDS encoding AAA family ATPase: MFDPTPGVDPERAARLTALVRECLPLWDQDDGREVVQRLLRDRDVGVFDAILITRELLGARAGDLGEAKAIVLSSPARDDVRRSHQQLVDTLERAQDVAEAVQVVIGADRTTVIAVDGPSASGKTTLAETVAELLDGATIVHGDDFCRPMPDHERAQLDPQQGYQRHFDWQRLRDQVLVPLRADRTARYQSYDWNTGRLAGWTEVTPGAPVIVEGVYSARPELSPYYHLTVYVDTPREICLRRMRARGEHSEEWITRWRAAEDFYLRTTWPQSRARLLVRGH, encoded by the coding sequence ATGTTCGACCCGACTCCTGGTGTCGATCCGGAGCGGGCCGCGCGGCTCACCGCACTGGTCCGGGAATGCCTGCCGCTGTGGGACCAGGACGACGGCAGGGAGGTCGTCCAGCGGCTACTGCGGGACCGGGACGTCGGCGTCTTCGACGCGATCCTGATCACGCGGGAACTGCTGGGCGCCCGCGCGGGCGATCTCGGTGAGGCCAAGGCGATCGTGCTCAGCAGCCCCGCCCGTGATGATGTCCGGCGATCACACCAGCAGCTCGTGGACACCCTCGAACGCGCGCAGGACGTCGCCGAAGCCGTACAGGTCGTCATCGGTGCCGACCGGACGACAGTCATCGCCGTCGACGGCCCGAGCGCATCGGGCAAGACGACGCTGGCGGAGACCGTCGCGGAACTGCTCGACGGCGCGACGATCGTCCACGGCGACGACTTCTGTCGACCCATGCCCGACCACGAACGTGCCCAACTCGACCCGCAGCAGGGCTACCAGCGGCACTTCGACTGGCAGCGGCTCCGCGACCAGGTCCTGGTGCCGCTGCGCGCCGATCGGACGGCGCGCTACCAGAGCTACGACTGGAACACCGGGCGACTCGCCGGCTGGACGGAGGTCACCCCAGGAGCCCCGGTCATCGTGGAGGGCGTCTACTCCGCCCGGCCGGAGCTGAGCCCTTACTACCACCTCACCGTCTATGTCGACACGCCGCGTGAGATCTGCCTGCGCCGGATGCGGGCGCGTGGCGAGCACAGCGAAGAGTGGATCACGCGGTGGCGTGCCGCCGAGGACTTCTATCTCCGGACGACCTGGCCCCAGTCCCGGGCCCGGCTCCTCGTGCGCGGCCACTGA
- a CDS encoding DUF397 domain-containing protein, with the protein MELTGATWRKSTRSSGNSGNCVEVADNLPGVVGVRDSKDRRGPALAFTPASWAAFVAYTKRV; encoded by the coding sequence ATGGAGCTGACCGGCGCGACCTGGCGTAAGAGCACCCGCAGCAGCGGCAACTCCGGTAACTGCGTCGAGGTGGCGGACAACCTGCCCGGCGTGGTCGGGGTCCGCGACAGCAAGGACCGGCGGGGGCCGGCGCTGGCGTTCACGCCGGCGAGTTGGGCGGCGTTCGTCGCGTACACCAAGCGGGTTTGA